TGGGGGGGAGCGGATGCGATTGTGGCTGATCTCGGTCTCTCGAGTGATCAACTGGCTGATCCAGCGCGTGGCATCAGTTTCCAAGTTGACGGTCCACTCGACATGCGACTCAACACCGCCGAGACGGTCGAAGCGCGGCATATCCTCAATCAATGGGATGAAGAGGCATTGGCTGATCTCTTTCGAACCTACGGCGATGAGCCAGAGGCAAAACGGATTGCGACAGCTGTCGTGCAGTCTCGGAAGCGTTCACCGCTCACGACGACGACGGAACTGCGAGAGCTCATCTGGGCGAATGTCGTGCCCGCTCGGCGGCGCGGCAAGCTCCATCCCGCCACTCGCGTCTTCCAAGCCCTCCGCATTGCCGTCAACAGTGAACGCGCTCATCTCGAGCGCTTCCTCTCGGCACTCCCGGTTGTGCTCCGACCAGGCGGCCGGGCAGCGATTGTCTCCTTCCACTCTGGTGAAGACACACTCGTGAAACACCTGTTCCAAGCTGAAATTCAATCGGAAAACCCGCGACTCCTCTGGGTGACGAAAAAACCACTCGTCCCTATGGCCACGGAGATCCGGTCCAATCCGCGATCTCGGAGCGCCAAGCTCCGGGTCGTCGAACGAAGAAAACAACAAAAATAAAAAAGACAAGTTTGTATGCGACCCACACCTCTCATCTCTCGCCGCAC
This is a stretch of genomic DNA from Candidatus Moraniibacteriota bacterium. It encodes these proteins:
- the rsmH gene encoding 16S rRNA (cytosine(1402)-N(4))-methyltransferase RsmH, which encodes MEQGNTEHTPVMLAPVLDVLALRPGMRVVDATLGGGGYTRALLEAVGPDGRVIALDWDQAAIDRFRAGALQDDVLKAALDTGRLVLSRTSYATIADTLLENDWGGADAIVADLGLSSDQLADPARGISFQVDGPLDMRLNTAETVEARHILNQWDEEALADLFRTYGDEPEAKRIATAVVQSRKRSPLTTTTELRELIWANVVPARRRGKLHPATRVFQALRIAVNSERAHLERFLSALPVVLRPGGRAAIVSFHSGEDTLVKHLFQAEIQSENPRLLWVTKKPLVPMATEIRSNPRSRSAKLRVVERRKQQK